One Roseburia rectibacter DNA window includes the following coding sequences:
- a CDS encoding DUF1963 domain-containing protein produces MSNLVRFEKVDNELNILRIGGKSFLPPDVEWPTNPNGEKMVFIFNIPTNFLNSTLQFNYPKDQVISVFTTYNREDYFLDSIVYNGDIEELQNIKNGYTKVILHSVASPRNDADFLISAREIVIDKEMNEFDGYYGSLFGANPVFLQEEKLELASYQFCMQIYGGDFPEEFQDIFYLDDAIGYLFLSKEEKANDVGVFFVQCT; encoded by the coding sequence ATGTCAAACTTAGTAAGATTTGAAAAGGTAGATAACGAATTGAATATTTTGCGTATTGGAGGAAAAAGTTTTTTACCTCCTGATGTAGAGTGGCCTACTAATCCTAATGGAGAAAAAATGGTTTTTATTTTTAATATACCTACAAATTTTTTAAATTCAACTCTTCAATTTAATTATCCGAAGGATCAGGTTATTTCTGTATTTACTACTTATAATAGAGAAGATTATTTTTTGGACTCGATCGTTTATAACGGTGATATAGAAGAACTTCAGAATATAAAAAACGGATATACAAAAGTAATTTTACATTCTGTTGCTTCTCCAAGAAATGATGCGGATTTTTTGATTTCAGCAAGAGAAATAGTAATTGATAAAGAAATGAATGAATTTGATGGTTATTATGGCTCTCTTTTTGGTGCAAATCCTGTATTTTTACAAGAAGAAAAGTTAGAACTTGCCTCCTATCAATTTTGCATGCAGATATATGGAGGAGATTTTCCAGAAGAATTTCAAGATATCTTCTATTTAGATGATGCAATAGGTTATCTATTTTTAAGTAAAGAGGAAAAAGCAAATGATGTTGGAGTATTTTTTGTACAATGCACCTGA
- a CDS encoding ABC transporter substrate-binding protein produces MSKLQVERGNMLNFQAQGSILHLLGGRVFGKDFIGKETLSGNSDEAVRMFICNQYSMSYAVNRETGEVILERKWSVKEAEWLYCEEYEKVVNQ; encoded by the coding sequence ATGAGCAAATTACAAGTAGAAAGAGGAAATATGTTGAATTTCCAAGCGCAAGGTTCGATCCTCCACCTTTTAGGCGGTCGAGTTTTCGGTAAAGATTTTATTGGAAAAGAAACATTGTCTGGAAATTCGGATGAGGCAGTGAGGATGTTCATTTGCAATCAGTATAGCATGAGTTATGCTGTCAACAGGGAGACGGGCGAAGTGATTCTGGAACGGAAGTGGAGTGTTAAAGAGGCTGAATGGTTATATTGCGAAGAGTATGAAAAAGTGGTTAATCAGTGA
- a CDS encoding AHH domain-containing protein has translation MGWNNVHSEYNQYISQELDTISMLAKENNWGKRKIQKEIRMLQSEVKKNLKKGVIKCH, from the coding sequence GTGGGATGGAACAATGTTCATAGTGAGTACAATCAATATATTAGTCAAGAATTGGATACAATTAGCATGCTTGCTAAAGAAAACAATTGGGGAAAGAGGAAAATTCAAAAAGAAATTAGAATGTTACAAAGCGAAGTTAAAAAAAATTTAAAAAAAGGAGTGATAAAATGTCATTAA
- a CDS encoding RHS repeat domain-containing protein, translating into MEAYDEEGKKVWERNLDIYGRVKTEEALGEKNLIPFRFQGQYEDEETGLYYNRFRYYSPEEGCYTQQDPIGLAGGNPTLYGYVYDTLCELDPFGLAILFETGTYGGLNSSVHVGDGLQAHELIRHKYLVQKKLTSQRVRLSGNPAIALDNVHHTRVGGAHWWETQIRKSQGLGRNQFHPNLKRELDITQGGLRKAGYPASQARKLRKEAEKFYKRQTKLKCLG; encoded by the coding sequence GTGGAAGCCTATGATGAAGAGGGAAAGAAGGTTTGGGAAAGAAATCTGGATATCTATGGGCGTGTAAAAACGGAGGAAGCATTAGGTGAAAAGAATTTAATTCCATTCCGTTTTCAGGGACAGTATGAGGATGAAGAGACGGGATTGTATTATAATCGTTTCCGGTATTATTCGCCAGAGGAAGGATGTTATACGCAGCAGGATCCGATTGGATTGGCAGGTGGTAATCCAACTCTGTATGGATATGTTTATGATACATTGTGTGAGCTTGATCCATTTGGTTTGGCAATTTTGTTTGAAACTGGTACTTACGGGGGATTAAATAGCAGTGTTCATGTTGGGGATGGTTTACAGGCTCATGAATTAATACGTCATAAATATTTAGTTCAGAAGAAACTTACTAGTCAAAGAGTACGATTATCAGGTAATCCTGCAATTGCTCTTGATAATGTACATCATACTAGAGTTGGAGGAGCTCATTGGTGGGAAACTCAAATTAGAAAATCACAAGGATTGGGACGCAACCAATTCCATCCAAACTTAAAAAGGGAACTTGATATTACGCAGGGGGGATTGAGAAAAGCAGGATATCCAGCTAGTCAAGCAAGAAAACTTCGGAAAGAAGCTGAAAAATTCTATAAAAGACAGACTAAATTAAAATGTCTAGGATAA